The following are from one region of the Paenibacillus sabinae T27 genome:
- a CDS encoding ferredoxin gives MSKYVLVKKDSCIACGSCGSSAPEIFDFDDDGLAEVIYEGDNNKGVTLIPSDLLEELGDAVDSCPTSCIKTAKAPFA, from the coding sequence ATGAGTAAATACGTATTGGTTAAAAAGGATTCTTGCATCGCCTGCGGAAGCTGCGGTTCCTCGGCTCCGGAAATTTTCGATTTCGACGATGACGGTCTGGCTGAAGTAATCTACGAGGGCGATAACAACAAGGGCGTAACGCTCATCCCGAGCGATCTGCTGGAAGAACTGGGCGATGCGGTTGACAGCTGTCCGACGAGCTGTATCAAGACGGCTAAAGCTCCGTTTGCATAA
- a CDS encoding heme-degrading domain-containing protein yields MNLQTLEQLERELEFTGFTNEDALQLGNLIIQYAKENNAAIAVHIERCRVPVFTHLMDGTSEENYAWLFRKKRIVDHYNRSSAYIETRFIESGTTHTASSLLPPGDYQAVGGSLPIRVKGVGVVGSVTVGGLTGELDHEYAVEGLRRFLSGK; encoded by the coding sequence ATGAACTTGCAGACATTGGAACAATTGGAGCGAGAGCTCGAATTCACCGGATTCACCAATGAGGACGCTCTGCAATTGGGCAATCTGATTATTCAATATGCGAAGGAGAACAACGCGGCTATCGCTGTCCACATTGAACGGTGCCGCGTACCCGTCTTCACTCATCTGATGGATGGAACTTCAGAGGAAAATTACGCCTGGCTGTTCCGAAAAAAACGGATTGTCGATCATTACAACCGGAGCTCTGCATACATCGAAACCCGCTTTATCGAGAGCGGAACCACACATACCGCTAGCTCGCTGCTTCCCCCCGGGGATTATCAGGCGGTGGGCGGATCTTTACCCATCCGTGTCAAGGGAGTCGGCGTAGTCGGCTCCGTCACAGTTGGCGGATTGACCGGTGAATTGGACCATGAATACGCGGTTGAAGGCCTCCGGCGGTTTCTTAGCGGCAAATAG
- a CDS encoding DUF4179 domain-containing protein, producing the protein MEELLINRHLNKLEKHIENCPSCLARYEQLLQEQSEWSDALFQDSLSPSFTNQVLETLQETEIEPVEEPVHKNMIPPRKPPRRKYRKNLQQWAGAAVILLAMSGSLIYANPSIAEIVRSMFSSDAELDPGLQQSRKLGLIQDPGINVSSHGYRIQVNEVSADAARLTIAVKVTDRFGKPVLQGFNWEQISVKDELGNEIGLGRFGSGNSSVDVFTYIYKGELTSPTITVESRIDKIKGTKGNWRFSFPVDLTKADSLTTVDELKEHYVNPEGLTIQMDKLTHTPSGVKLELTTRLSQQARNKVPANMEEMQKLMFHFEDEQGNIISQVNGMHSISMLAGEASKRTEQGIHWVYTFIDLPYDSQHVKMVLDGYSIPEKSEDSVVIYPSRLNKENAVFSNSGDKVWFNSFKITQDPDQQAAIAAGVIENQEAKSAGVVEIKGEYVNMANPAVEQWQAIDDKGNKYPIEFRGTGDLDKKTLDGSFIIKGLSYTPTKLTLVRSIVDRYYSDVQWSFDLPKGRPIPGLENNEPIKYWEDILPIR; encoded by the coding sequence ATGGAAGAACTTCTTATAAACAGGCACCTGAATAAGCTGGAGAAGCATATTGAGAACTGCCCATCTTGTTTAGCTCGTTACGAACAGCTGTTGCAGGAACAATCTGAATGGTCTGACGCCCTGTTTCAGGATTCCTTATCTCCTTCATTTACCAATCAAGTCCTGGAAACTCTACAAGAAACGGAGATAGAGCCTGTTGAAGAGCCGGTACATAAGAATATGATTCCCCCTAGAAAACCTCCTCGTCGGAAATATAGAAAAAATTTACAACAATGGGCTGGTGCAGCGGTGATTCTCCTTGCTATGTCCGGATCATTAATCTATGCAAATCCATCAATAGCGGAAATCGTTCGCTCCATGTTTTCGTCTGATGCTGAACTTGACCCTGGACTGCAGCAGTCCAGAAAATTAGGACTCATTCAAGATCCAGGCATAAATGTCAGCAGTCACGGCTACAGAATTCAGGTGAACGAGGTTTCCGCAGATGCGGCTAGACTCACAATAGCTGTAAAAGTCACCGATCGGTTTGGTAAACCGGTGCTACAAGGATTTAATTGGGAGCAAATTAGCGTTAAGGATGAACTAGGTAATGAAATTGGCTTAGGGAGATTTGGAAGCGGAAATAGCAGCGTAGATGTTTTTACCTATATTTATAAAGGGGAACTTACTTCTCCAACAATTACTGTAGAGAGCCGCATTGATAAGATCAAAGGAACAAAAGGGAACTGGAGATTTTCTTTCCCGGTGGACTTGACTAAAGCAGATTCTCTGACTACTGTAGATGAGCTGAAGGAACACTATGTTAATCCAGAAGGCCTGACTATACAAATGGATAAACTGACCCATACTCCAAGCGGAGTGAAATTGGAACTTACAACGAGACTGAGCCAACAAGCAAGAAATAAAGTTCCGGCAAATATGGAAGAAATGCAGAAACTAATGTTTCATTTTGAAGATGAACAGGGGAATATAATATCACAAGTTAATGGCATGCACTCGATTTCTATGTTAGCGGGAGAAGCATCCAAACGTACGGAACAAGGGATTCACTGGGTATATACCTTTATTGATCTGCCTTATGACTCACAGCACGTAAAAATGGTGTTGGATGGATACTCCATACCTGAGAAGAGTGAGGATTCCGTAGTCATTTATCCATCCAGACTAAATAAAGAAAATGCGGTATTTAGTAATTCAGGCGATAAAGTATGGTTTAACTCCTTTAAGATTACTCAAGATCCTGATCAACAAGCAGCGATAGCGGCTGGAGTTATTGAGAATCAAGAAGCGAAATCGGCAGGAGTAGTCGAAATTAAGGGTGAATACGTGAATATGGCCAATCCGGCGGTCGAGCAATGGCAAGCCATTGATGATAAAGGCAATAAATACCCTATAGAGTTTCGAGGGACCGGGGATCTTGATAAAAAAACTCTGGATGGCAGTTTTATCATCAAAGGATTATCCTACACTCCTACGAAACTTACATTGGTTCGTAGTATTGTTGATCGGTATTACTCAGATGTTCAATGGTCTTTTGACCTCCCGAAAGGCAGACCAATCCCCGGACTTGAGAATAACGAACCCATTAAATATTGGGAAGATATTTTACCTATCCGTTAA
- a CDS encoding aldo/keto reductase: protein MEFVQVSDTGLKASRIGLGTWAIGGWMWGGSDDAESIRTIHAALDRGINLIDTAPVYGFGHSEEVVGQAVQSYGKRDQIVIATKAALEWIDGSVHRNATRQRILKEVDDSLRRLKTDYIDIYQIHWPDPLVPVEETAETMRQLLEQGKIRAIGVSNFSTEQMDAFRKVAPLHADQPPYNLFEREIEQDVLPYCAEHQITTLLYGSLCRGLLSGRIKADAEFTGDDLRKVDPKFQAPRFGQYLDAVQKLDQFAQENYGKRVIHLAVRWILAQPGAGVALWGARKPEQLAPVDEATGWSLDRQALEEIDRIVGETVKEPVGPEFMAPPSRSK from the coding sequence ATGGAATTTGTACAGGTTTCCGATACCGGACTTAAGGCCTCCCGAATTGGTCTGGGTACTTGGGCTATCGGCGGCTGGATGTGGGGCGGAAGCGATGATGCGGAGTCGATTCGTACGATTCACGCCGCATTGGACCGCGGAATTAATCTGATCGATACGGCGCCCGTGTACGGTTTTGGCCATTCTGAGGAAGTTGTTGGACAAGCAGTCCAGTCCTATGGGAAGCGGGATCAAATTGTGATTGCGACAAAAGCGGCGCTGGAGTGGATCGACGGCAGCGTTCACCGCAACGCAACGAGACAACGCATCCTGAAGGAAGTCGACGACTCTCTTCGGCGTTTGAAGACAGACTATATTGACATTTATCAAATCCATTGGCCGGACCCGCTGGTCCCTGTAGAAGAAACGGCGGAAACGATGCGGCAGCTATTGGAGCAGGGGAAAATACGCGCCATTGGCGTCAGCAATTTCTCCACAGAACAAATGGATGCTTTCCGCAAGGTCGCCCCGCTGCATGCGGACCAGCCTCCCTATAATTTGTTTGAGCGCGAGATTGAACAGGACGTGCTGCCTTATTGCGCGGAGCATCAAATCACTACGCTGCTGTATGGAAGCTTGTGCCGCGGCTTGTTAAGCGGACGCATAAAGGCGGATGCGGAATTTACAGGCGATGATCTGCGGAAGGTAGATCCGAAGTTTCAAGCCCCTCGTTTCGGGCAGTATCTCGATGCCGTGCAGAAGCTTGATCAGTTTGCTCAGGAAAATTACGGCAAACGTGTAATCCATCTGGCGGTTCGTTGGATTCTCGCTCAACCGGGTGCCGGCGTAGCGCTCTGGGGCGCGCGTAAACCGGAGCAATTGGCCCCAGTGGATGAAGCGACGGGCTGGTCGCTGGATCGGCAGGCTTTGGAAGAAATCGATCGGATTGTTGGGGAAACGGTAAAGGAACCGGTCGGCCCGGAGTTTATGGCGCCTCCTAGCCGGTCCAAGTAA
- the treC gene encoding alpha,alpha-phosphotrehalase, producing MSAGTKQEWWRRSTVYQVYPKSFKDTTGSGQGDIRGLLEKLDYLKDLGIDIIWLQPVYVSPQNDNGYDVADYCEIDPQFGTMADFDELSAEVRRRGMRLMLDIVVNHSSTEHRWFQEAKKSKDNPYRDYYIWRDPKPDGSPPNNWQSKFGGSAWQYDEGTGQYFLTLFDKTQADLNWENPKVREEVYQLMSFWANKGVSGFRMDVINLISKDQRFPDDDGSVPPGDGRKFYTDGPRVHEYLKEMNRRVFGPDTVTVGEMSSTTMEHCIRYSNPEEREFSMTFNFHHLKVDYPGGRKWELMPYDFEQLKALLSDWQVGMQQGGGWNALFLNNHDQPRALSRFADDGKYRTESAKMLATTLHGLQGTPYVFQGEEIGMPNPHWNDISELRDIESRNMYVILQELGKTPEEALNIIRERSRDNSRTPMQWDDSPEAGFTTGTPWIKVDERYREINVKNQLSDPDSVYSHYKKLIALRKELDILTDGRYERLDEGHPQVFAYARISGEEILAVVSNFSGKDAVFEFPEAFAAKLRESGEPELLAGNTNETPELKARLELSPYASYMWIIR from the coding sequence GTGAGTGCAGGAACCAAACAGGAGTGGTGGCGCCGCTCTACCGTCTACCAGGTTTACCCGAAGAGCTTTAAGGATACGACAGGCAGCGGACAGGGCGATATCCGGGGGCTGCTGGAGAAGCTGGATTATTTAAAAGATCTTGGCATCGACATTATTTGGCTGCAGCCAGTGTATGTTTCGCCGCAAAATGATAACGGTTACGACGTAGCCGATTATTGCGAGATCGATCCGCAGTTCGGCACGATGGCTGATTTCGACGAGCTTTCGGCCGAAGTCCGGCGCAGAGGGATGCGACTGATGCTCGACATCGTTGTCAACCATTCCTCGACGGAGCACAGATGGTTTCAAGAAGCCAAGAAATCCAAAGATAATCCGTACCGCGATTATTATATTTGGAGAGATCCGAAGCCGGACGGAAGCCCCCCTAACAACTGGCAGTCCAAATTCGGCGGCTCAGCCTGGCAGTATGATGAAGGAACGGGACAGTATTTTCTTACGCTGTTCGACAAGACGCAGGCCGATCTCAACTGGGAGAATCCAAAGGTCAGGGAAGAAGTTTACCAGCTGATGAGCTTCTGGGCGAACAAGGGTGTAAGCGGCTTCCGGATGGATGTCATCAACCTGATCTCCAAGGACCAGCGCTTCCCGGACGATGATGGCAGCGTTCCTCCCGGAGACGGAAGAAAGTTCTACACGGACGGCCCAAGGGTCCACGAATATCTGAAGGAAATGAACCGGAGAGTGTTCGGTCCCGATACCGTAACGGTTGGCGAAATGTCCTCAACGACGATGGAGCACTGTATCCGCTACTCCAATCCGGAGGAACGGGAGTTCTCGATGACCTTCAACTTCCATCACCTGAAGGTCGATTATCCGGGCGGACGGAAATGGGAGCTAATGCCTTACGATTTCGAGCAGCTGAAAGCGCTGCTTTCAGATTGGCAGGTCGGCATGCAGCAGGGGGGCGGATGGAACGCCCTGTTCCTGAACAACCACGATCAGCCGCGGGCATTGTCAAGGTTCGCCGATGACGGCAAGTACCGGACGGAAAGCGCGAAGATGCTGGCGACGACGCTGCACGGTCTTCAGGGAACGCCTTACGTGTTCCAGGGTGAAGAAATTGGAATGCCGAATCCGCACTGGAACGACATCAGTGAATTGCGGGACATCGAGTCCCGGAACATGTACGTTATTTTGCAGGAACTCGGAAAGACCCCGGAAGAGGCGCTGAATATTATCCGCGAACGGTCGCGTGACAACTCACGTACGCCGATGCAGTGGGATGACAGTCCCGAGGCGGGCTTTACAACCGGAACGCCGTGGATTAAGGTGGATGAGCGTTACCGCGAGATTAATGTCAAGAACCAGCTTAGTGATCCGGATTCCGTATACAGCCATTATAAGAAGCTGATTGCGCTGCGCAAGGAATTGGACATCCTGACCGATGGACGGTACGAGCGTCTGGACGAAGGGCATCCGCAGGTGTTCGCTTATGCAAGGATCAGCGGCGAGGAGATCTTAGCGGTTGTTTCCAACTTCAGCGGCAAAGACGCGGTCTTTGAATTCCCTGAAGCCTTTGCGGCAAAGCTTAGAGAAAGCGGAGAGCCGGAACTGCTGGCCGGCAACACGAATGAGACGCCGGAGTTGAAAGCTCGGCTGGAGCTGAGCCCTTACGCCTCCTATATGTGGATTATCCGATAA
- a CDS encoding IclR family transcriptional regulator: MDQYEVATLKKGLLILEALREGQPMTLTEIMRTFQLNKSTTFRLLHTLENAGYIEKEDRAYRVTDKLGRTPAASSPRLDWLAVPPLNQLAQEVGETLYVGVLHDLHVVTTQVVEGTHTMRIHSQVGDSSYAHLSAFGKVILAHLGEEQREEILSRLTLHKNTENTFSDMHMLREHLKVIRRQGYAVDDEETEVGLRCIAAPIYYDDAVIAAVALAGPAARLTKKKDRALSKRLLECSAQISRKL, encoded by the coding sequence GTGGATCAATACGAGGTGGCAACGCTAAAGAAAGGGCTGCTGATTCTGGAGGCGCTGCGGGAAGGGCAGCCGATGACGCTGACCGAAATTATGCGGACCTTTCAATTGAACAAATCAACGACATTCCGCTTGCTGCACACGCTGGAGAATGCGGGGTATATCGAGAAGGAAGACCGTGCTTACCGTGTTACGGACAAGCTGGGAAGGACGCCGGCGGCCTCGAGTCCGAGACTCGACTGGCTCGCAGTGCCTCCGCTAAATCAATTGGCTCAGGAGGTGGGGGAGACGCTGTATGTCGGAGTGCTTCATGACCTCCATGTGGTGACGACGCAAGTGGTGGAGGGTACGCATACCATGCGGATTCATTCCCAGGTCGGCGATTCCTCTTACGCTCATTTGAGCGCCTTCGGCAAAGTCATCCTGGCCCATTTGGGCGAAGAGCAGAGGGAAGAGATTTTGAGCCGGCTTACGCTTCACAAGAATACGGAAAACACTTTTTCCGACATGCATATGCTCAGGGAGCATCTTAAAGTGATCCGGCGGCAAGGCTATGCGGTTGACGATGAAGAGACGGAGGTCGGTCTGCGCTGTATCGCCGCCCCGATCTATTATGATGATGCGGTGATTGCCGCTGTGGCGCTCGCCGGTCCAGCCGCCCGGCTTACGAAGAAGAAAGACCGGGCGCTGAGCAAAAGATTGCTGGAATGCAGCGCCCAAATCTCCAGGAAACTGTGA
- a CDS encoding aromatic ring-hydroxylating oxygenase subunit alpha, translated as MSENQKKALEEMELPRDCTFSPEDWRVLSQYWYPVAIADEVKDKPVAVKLLDVKLVVYRSNGKAVIARDLCFHRGAPLSMGWVENGEIVCPYHGFRYNCEGKCTAVPAHPTAKISPKLKLIVYPAVERYGLIWTCLSSTPEQIPSFPGWEDPDYLNILPPSFDIAGSAGRQMEGFLDVSHFAYVHTATFGDRNNTEVPQYKVRREGNELVAEYWSTVSNYGKGQENPAPEGFQWLREFRVYPPFAASLTVYFPNEGRLRILNCASPVSARYTRLFCPISRNFDKSAPVEDAIKFNLQVFQEDRAMVEAQTPEDLPLDLQAEAHIPADRTSIAYRQLLSELGLGRPYTS; from the coding sequence ATGTCAGAGAATCAGAAGAAAGCGCTGGAAGAAATGGAGCTTCCCCGCGATTGTACATTTTCACCCGAGGATTGGCGTGTGCTGTCCCAATATTGGTATCCGGTTGCCATTGCCGATGAAGTGAAGGATAAACCGGTAGCTGTGAAGCTATTGGATGTAAAGCTTGTCGTTTACCGCAGCAATGGGAAGGCGGTTATCGCCCGTGACCTCTGTTTTCACCGGGGAGCGCCTTTAAGCATGGGCTGGGTGGAGAACGGGGAAATCGTCTGTCCATACCACGGCTTCCGATATAACTGCGAGGGTAAATGTACGGCCGTTCCGGCCCATCCAACCGCCAAAATTTCGCCCAAATTGAAACTGATCGTCTATCCTGCGGTCGAGCGCTATGGCTTGATTTGGACCTGTTTGTCGTCCACTCCGGAGCAAATCCCGTCCTTCCCTGGATGGGAAGATCCCGATTACCTGAATATCCTTCCTCCCAGCTTTGACATTGCAGGCTCCGCCGGCCGGCAGATGGAAGGATTCCTGGATGTGTCCCATTTTGCCTATGTGCATACCGCAACCTTCGGCGACCGCAACAACACGGAAGTCCCTCAATACAAGGTGAGACGGGAAGGGAACGAGCTGGTGGCCGAGTATTGGAGTACGGTCAGCAATTACGGTAAAGGCCAGGAAAATCCCGCACCCGAGGGCTTTCAGTGGCTTCGCGAATTCCGCGTATATCCGCCGTTTGCCGCTTCCCTTACCGTGTATTTCCCGAACGAGGGAAGGCTGCGGATTTTGAACTGCGCCTCGCCAGTATCGGCCCGCTATACCCGTTTGTTCTGCCCGATTTCAAGAAACTTTGACAAGAGCGCTCCGGTTGAGGACGCGATCAAGTTTAACCTGCAGGTCTTCCAGGAAGACCGGGCGATGGTGGAGGCGCAGACACCGGAGGATTTGCCGCTCGATTTGCAGGCCGAAGCTCATATTCCGGCAGACCGCACCTCGATTGCATACCGGCAGCTTCTTAGCGAACTAGGACTCGGCAGACCTTACACGTCATAG
- a CDS encoding RNA polymerase sigma factor encodes MDAKELELSKIQDVLRGNKESYAFLVDKYKNKIFGLLLKMGASPEDAQDMTQEAFITAYRKLGHHHIDRSFAGWIYTIAVHIFQERFRGRKNLMHQEIPADLLSPLPNPESEAIQQENRNELSRIVNKLPSNYRLMLMLRYTNDLTYEEIEQITGFSMNQIRNGLHRAKKRLQKMLTKEGVDLNEMLEHCTDGRTSYKQAPE; translated from the coding sequence ATGGATGCAAAAGAGCTGGAGCTTAGCAAGATACAGGATGTATTAAGAGGAAATAAAGAATCATACGCTTTCCTGGTAGACAAATATAAAAATAAAATATTCGGTCTGCTTCTAAAAATGGGCGCCTCTCCCGAAGACGCTCAAGATATGACACAGGAAGCTTTTATAACGGCTTATCGTAAGCTGGGGCACCATCATATAGACCGAAGCTTTGCAGGATGGATTTACACCATTGCTGTTCATATTTTCCAGGAAAGATTCAGGGGAAGAAAAAACCTCATGCATCAAGAAATTCCTGCCGATCTTTTGAGCCCGCTCCCTAATCCAGAGAGTGAGGCCATACAACAGGAGAACAGAAACGAACTCTCCCGTATAGTCAACAAGCTTCCAAGCAACTACAGATTAATGCTAATGCTGAGATATACAAATGACCTGACCTACGAAGAAATAGAACAAATAACGGGATTCAGTATGAATCAAATCAGAAACGGATTGCATCGGGCTAAAAAAAGACTTCAAAAGATGCTTACAAAGGAAGGAGTTGACCTAAATGAAATGCTGGAGCACTGCACAGATGGAAGAACTTCTTATAAACAGGCACCTGAATAA
- a CDS encoding MFS transporter: protein MSTKIYLALFALAVSAFAIGTTEFVIIGLLQTVAADLGITITKAGTLVSGYAAAIAIGTPIVAALTGRLPKKGYLLFLMALFTAGNVLSAVAGSYSLLMFSRVVTAVAHGIFFAVAATVAADMVPEGKKGSAISIMFTGLTVATILGVPFGTYIGQQFNWRLSFAAVAILGLIGLLVIIFAVNKVSRDNASPTIRDVGRLAGNPRILLALLMTVAGFGGTFALFTYLSPILEEISGFSSDSISLLLLVYGIAVAAGNLAGGKLANGNPVKALRYVFLFQTAALLLQIWLLPGRHLSILSIILLGLFAFMMSAGVQAYVLMLAEKLVPSAKSVASALNISAFNIGIAAGSALGGYTVDYMSYLDTAWIGAIMTAAAMALALINYRLDRRQRLFD from the coding sequence ATGTCTACGAAAATCTATCTCGCGCTGTTCGCGCTTGCCGTCAGCGCCTTTGCCATCGGCACGACCGAATTCGTAATCATCGGTCTTCTCCAGACGGTGGCCGCCGATCTTGGAATCACGATAACCAAGGCCGGAACTCTGGTCTCGGGCTACGCTGCGGCTATCGCCATCGGCACCCCGATCGTTGCCGCGCTGACCGGCCGCCTCCCGAAGAAAGGCTACCTGCTATTCCTTATGGCGCTGTTCACGGCGGGAAATGTGCTGTCCGCCGTCGCCGGTTCATACTCGCTGCTAATGTTCTCCCGAGTCGTCACGGCGGTGGCCCACGGCATCTTCTTCGCGGTCGCTGCAACCGTCGCCGCCGATATGGTTCCTGAGGGCAAAAAAGGAAGCGCCATTTCAATCATGTTCACGGGACTTACGGTCGCCACCATTCTGGGGGTTCCATTCGGAACTTACATCGGACAGCAGTTCAATTGGCGTCTCAGCTTCGCCGCTGTCGCCATCCTCGGCCTTATCGGCTTGCTGGTCATTATATTTGCGGTAAACAAAGTCTCCCGCGACAACGCTTCACCGACAATCAGGGATGTAGGCAGACTGGCCGGCAATCCGCGTATTTTGCTGGCGCTGCTCATGACCGTAGCCGGTTTTGGCGGAACCTTCGCCTTGTTCACTTATCTGTCACCCATTCTGGAAGAGATCAGCGGCTTCTCGTCCGATTCCATCTCCCTGCTTCTGCTCGTCTACGGCATCGCCGTTGCCGCCGGCAATCTTGCGGGAGGGAAGCTGGCGAACGGAAATCCGGTGAAGGCGCTCCGGTATGTGTTCCTGTTTCAGACAGCAGCGCTGCTGCTGCAAATCTGGCTGCTGCCCGGCAGACATTTAAGCATTCTGTCCATTATACTGCTGGGCCTATTCGCCTTCATGATGTCGGCGGGCGTGCAAGCCTATGTTCTGATGCTGGCCGAGAAGCTGGTTCCATCCGCCAAGTCGGTTGCTTCCGCGCTGAACATTTCCGCCTTCAACATCGGCATCGCCGCCGGGTCGGCGCTTGGAGGGTACACGGTCGATTACATGAGCTATCTCGATACAGCCTGGATCGGCGCGATAATGACGGCGGCCGCCATGGCGCTGGCGCTGATCAATTACCGTCTGGACCGCAGACAGCGATTATTCGATTAA
- a CDS encoding SDR family NAD(P)-dependent oxidoreductase, whose translation MELHLEGRTALVTGSTEGIGRAIAEALSKEGVSVLINGRNADKVLKVVQDIKELYPYANPQPAAADLGTESGCQELINRGFDIDILVNNLGIFKPAEYFEIPDEEWFKFFEVNIMSGVRLTRHYLQQMLQKDEGRVIFIASEAAIMPSQEMAHYSATKTMQLSLSRSLAELTTGSRVTVNTVMPGSTLTEGVETMLNSLYPNEGLNIEEAEAKFMKENRPTSIIERLIRPEEIANFVTFLSSPLSSAINGAALRIDGGLVRSVF comes from the coding sequence ATGGAGCTTCATTTAGAAGGAAGAACCGCGCTTGTCACCGGTTCGACGGAAGGAATCGGCAGAGCGATCGCCGAGGCCTTGTCCAAGGAAGGCGTATCTGTACTGATCAACGGACGCAATGCGGACAAGGTGTTAAAAGTTGTACAAGATATAAAGGAATTGTATCCTTATGCAAATCCTCAGCCAGCCGCCGCTGATCTGGGGACGGAAAGCGGCTGTCAGGAGCTGATTAATCGGGGATTTGACATTGATATCCTCGTCAACAACTTGGGGATTTTTAAGCCGGCGGAGTATTTTGAAATCCCGGACGAAGAGTGGTTTAAGTTCTTTGAAGTGAATATTATGAGCGGAGTCCGGCTGACGCGGCACTACCTTCAGCAAATGCTGCAAAAAGATGAAGGAAGAGTAATCTTCATCGCCAGCGAAGCCGCCATCATGCCTTCCCAAGAAATGGCTCATTACAGCGCAACCAAAACGATGCAGTTGTCGCTCTCCCGAAGTCTGGCCGAACTGACCACAGGCTCTCGCGTTACGGTAAATACCGTTATGCCGGGCTCGACGCTTACCGAAGGGGTAGAGACGATGCTCAATTCTTTATATCCGAATGAGGGTCTTAACATAGAGGAAGCGGAGGCCAAGTTTATGAAGGAAAATCGGCCGACCTCCATTATAGAGCGCCTGATCAGACCCGAAGAAATCGCTAATTTCGTCACCTTTTTAAGCAGTCCTTTGTCCTCGGCAATCAACGGCGCGGCATTGCGGATTGACGGAGGTTTGGTGAGAAGCGTCTTTTAA